One window of Microbacterium sediminis genomic DNA carries:
- a CDS encoding glycosyltransferase family 2 protein, with protein MTAAFDPQSATIVVVTYNRSHLLSRLLDSIERMDPKPGRVVIVDNASSDDTTEVVESYRSRLGAELVYRRLDENTGGSGGFSEGVKTAYELGSEWMWLMDDDVEVLPEGLARMGAWAPKFKSIQGRRYDYDGSEFYWQYRVSVPLGIPIPFAPADFDASGYRPMNSGCFEGMFIHRSIVQQIGLPDPRFFIYWDDTIYGWLASLKTRCVIVDEFVLQRTREIKQWDMGIRHFNASSDMYRYYIMRNRGIMKHYYAAHGKYRPAYFAVGTAATFAKELLRLAFVERKVTRKGWTNLWRGLRDGIALGRDKTFRVMPPLEA; from the coding sequence GTGACCGCCGCATTCGACCCCCAGTCCGCGACGATCGTCGTCGTCACCTACAACCGATCGCACCTGCTCTCGCGCCTGCTCGACTCGATCGAGCGGATGGATCCGAAGCCCGGGCGCGTGGTGATCGTCGACAACGCGTCCAGCGACGACACCACCGAGGTCGTCGAGTCGTATCGCTCGCGCCTGGGCGCGGAGCTCGTCTACCGCCGACTCGACGAGAACACGGGCGGCTCGGGCGGCTTCAGCGAGGGCGTCAAGACGGCGTACGAGCTGGGCTCCGAGTGGATGTGGCTCATGGACGACGACGTCGAGGTGCTGCCCGAGGGCCTGGCCCGCATGGGCGCCTGGGCTCCGAAGTTCAAGAGCATCCAGGGTCGCCGCTACGACTATGACGGCAGCGAGTTCTACTGGCAGTACCGGGTCTCGGTGCCGCTGGGCATCCCGATCCCCTTCGCCCCGGCCGACTTCGACGCCTCGGGCTATCGACCGATGAACTCCGGCTGCTTCGAGGGCATGTTCATCCACCGCAGCATCGTTCAGCAGATCGGCCTGCCGGACCCTCGCTTCTTCATCTACTGGGACGACACGATCTACGGCTGGCTGGCGTCGCTGAAGACGCGCTGCGTGATCGTCGACGAGTTCGTGCTGCAGCGCACGCGCGAGATCAAGCAGTGGGACATGGGCATCCGGCACTTCAATGCCTCCAGCGACATGTACCGCTACTACATCATGCGCAACCGCGGCATCATGAAGCACTACTACGCGGCACACGGCAAGTACCGCCCCGCGTACTTCGCGGTGGGCACCGCCGCGACCTTCGCCAAGGAGCTGCTGCGCCTGGCGTTCGTCGAGCGCAAGGTCACCCGCAAGGGCTGGACCAACCTGTGGCGCGGCCTGCGCGACGGCATCGCCCTCGGCCGCGACAAGACGTTCCGCGTCATGCCGCCGCTGGAGGCGTGA
- a CDS encoding acyltransferase, whose protein sequence is MGLSIGENARIHATVRFLHDDAASITVGDNANFYRGSEITGPVTIGDGVFINRDAYIRPHTTIGDNVNLGPFVRLITDTHEIGPSRKRAGAVRHDPIVIGDGTWIGAAATVVAGVTIGKGCIVAAGAVVTADVPDDTLVGGVPARTLRAL, encoded by the coding sequence ATGGGCCTCTCGATCGGCGAGAACGCCCGCATCCACGCCACCGTCCGCTTCCTGCACGACGACGCGGCGTCCATCACGGTCGGCGACAACGCGAACTTCTATCGGGGATCGGAGATCACCGGCCCGGTGACGATCGGCGACGGCGTCTTCATCAACCGCGACGCGTACATCCGCCCCCACACCACCATCGGCGACAACGTGAACCTCGGTCCGTTCGTGCGGCTGATCACCGACACGCACGAGATCGGCCCCTCGCGCAAGCGCGCCGGAGCCGTGCGCCACGACCCCATCGTGATCGGCGACGGCACGTGGATCGGCGCGGCGGCGACCGTCGTGGCGGGAGTGACGATCGGCAAGGGCTGCATCGTCGCCGCGGGCGCCGTGGTGACGGCCGACGTGCCCGACGACACGCTGGTCGGCGGCGTCCCGGCCCGCACGCTCCGCGCGCTCTGA
- a CDS encoding ABC transporter ATP-binding protein: protein MDAPQGNAIEVTGLGVRFRRNRRGRRSIKAMFASARRRMPQGEFWALRDVSFTVRPGESIGVVGRNGQGKSTLLKLVAGVLLPDEGRVRVNGGVAPLIELTGGFVGDLTVRENVRLTAGLHGMTREGVAERYDEIIAFAELEDFQETPYKHLSNGMKVRLAFAVVSQLEEPILLVDEVLAVGDKAFRAKCYRRIDELLADGRTLFFVSHNERDLQRFCTRGLYIREHRLVMDAPIDDVIAQYNADNAA from the coding sequence ATGGACGCACCCCAGGGCAACGCGATCGAGGTCACCGGGCTCGGCGTGAGGTTCCGCCGGAACCGGCGGGGCCGCCGCAGCATCAAGGCGATGTTCGCCAGCGCGCGCCGTCGCATGCCGCAGGGCGAGTTCTGGGCACTGCGCGACGTGTCGTTCACCGTGCGACCGGGTGAATCGATCGGCGTGGTGGGCCGCAACGGTCAGGGCAAGTCGACGCTGCTCAAGCTCGTGGCCGGCGTGCTGCTGCCCGATGAGGGTCGCGTCCGCGTGAACGGCGGTGTCGCGCCGCTGATCGAGCTGACGGGCGGGTTCGTCGGAGACCTGACGGTGCGCGAGAACGTCCGCCTCACGGCCGGGCTGCACGGAATGACCCGCGAGGGGGTGGCGGAGCGATACGACGAGATCATCGCCTTCGCCGAGCTCGAGGACTTCCAGGAGACGCCGTACAAGCACCTGTCGAACGGCATGAAGGTGCGCCTCGCCTTCGCGGTCGTGTCGCAGCTGGAGGAGCCGATCCTGCTCGTGGACGAGGTGCTGGCGGTGGGTGACAAGGCCTTCCGTGCCAAGTGCTATCGCCGGATCGACGAGCTCCTCGCCGACGGGCGCACGCTCTTCTTCGTCAGTCACAACGAGCGCGACCTGCAGCGGTTCTGCACCCGCGGGCTCTACATCCGCGAGCATCGCCTCGTGATGGACGCGCCGATCGACGACGTGATCGCGCAGTACAACGCCGACAACGCCGCCTGA
- a CDS encoding ABC transporter permease, protein MRARRAGAAGSPRRYLHSLWLLSARDLRVRYATSWLGYVWSILDPLIMSGIYWFVFTQIFHRGAGEEPYIVFLISALLPWMWFNSAVTDFTKAFSKDAKLVRSTSIPRSIWIGRIVMSKGIEFLFSLPVLAVFVVANGATVGWGLLWLPVAVLVQLLLLVGLGLIVAPLCVLFSDLERTTRLILRALFYATPIIYSVKDLPAGFEWLEIANPLAGIFTMYRVGFFPDQWDAVAVAASVLVSLLILAIGLSTFRALERPVLKEL, encoded by the coding sequence GTGAGAGCCAGACGAGCCGGAGCCGCGGGGTCGCCCCGGAGGTATCTGCACTCGCTGTGGCTCCTGTCGGCGCGGGACCTGCGCGTGCGCTACGCCACGAGCTGGCTGGGCTACGTCTGGAGCATCCTCGATCCGCTCATCATGAGCGGCATCTACTGGTTCGTCTTCACGCAGATTTTCCATCGCGGCGCGGGCGAGGAGCCCTACATCGTGTTCCTCATCAGCGCGCTGCTGCCGTGGATGTGGTTCAACTCGGCCGTCACCGACTTCACGAAGGCCTTCAGCAAGGACGCGAAGCTGGTCCGCTCGACCTCGATCCCCCGATCGATTTGGATCGGGCGCATCGTGATGTCGAAGGGGATCGAGTTCCTCTTCTCGCTGCCCGTGCTCGCGGTCTTCGTGGTCGCCAACGGCGCGACGGTCGGCTGGGGCCTGCTCTGGCTGCCCGTGGCCGTGCTCGTGCAGCTCCTGCTCCTCGTGGGCCTGGGACTCATCGTGGCGCCGCTGTGCGTGCTCTTCAGCGACCTCGAGCGCACGACCCGCCTCATCCTGCGGGCGCTCTTCTACGCCACCCCGATCATCTACAGCGTCAAGGACCTCCCGGCCGGCTTCGAGTGGCTCGAGATCGCCAACCCGCTGGCGGGCATCTTCACGATGTACCGCGTGGGCTTCTTCCCCGACCAGTGGGACGCCGTCGCCGTGGCGGCCAGCGTGCTGGTGAGCCTGCTGATCCTGGCGATCGGCCTGTCGACGTTCCGCGCCCTCGAGCGCCCGGTGCTGAAGGAGCTGTGA
- a CDS encoding DUF6541 family protein, translating to MTWVAAVPAILTAMVLAVGPGLIALAPLPLGLLGRVAVAGPVGVCVTGVAAAIFGAAGLPFHAWQVLPVALAALGVAFAVRRRLPRLDHPVGRGAWAMVAAWALSLAAAACVAFWGVPDPDRISQTYDNVFHLSATAAILDGFSASPLTLRSLIETDGAGLIDYYPAAWHELAAMTAQISGASVPVAFNAVWLAVLGLVWLPGIAWLTRVLTRGWISPIVAMPLGVSLGWYPYGLLTWGTIYPTWFAHALLPAAVAVTVLGVRAVTAAPAGERLRAGLIAGAGHVATLGAIGLAHPRVLPTWLVIVVPLVLWRLGSAFAAAWREGGATRRRAVVWLSAGSAALLLAALAAFAYAVVGLGLFDEPLENRLSGPQAQAVQTLWDGIWQVVMLRAMTGVDGMVTLIAPLLALAVIAGIVVALRRPAARWIVVSYALLAVLYVLAAGSDDVVTKLATGVWYKDRFRLAAALPVLAVPLATMGILAVARRVMPARGRAALRAGSSRAVGAIAIAGSAVIALTSTTTLAATGVTESVASVFHQPDAGAQWQVVSTQQIAFQRDVVAAEVPADQRVLGDPWDGSALTQLFAGREPVFPHVNGQWDLARQELAWRLAEIETNPAVCAALDELRVRHVLYNPHEFGGGDPAGNHFPGPHAAVEAGLFTPVATDGESVLYRIDQCGPLD from the coding sequence ATGACCTGGGTCGCCGCCGTCCCCGCGATCCTGACGGCGATGGTCCTGGCCGTGGGGCCCGGGCTCATCGCCCTGGCCCCGCTGCCGCTGGGCCTGCTCGGCCGCGTCGCCGTCGCCGGCCCGGTCGGCGTGTGCGTGACCGGCGTCGCCGCCGCGATCTTCGGCGCCGCCGGGCTGCCGTTCCACGCCTGGCAGGTGCTGCCCGTCGCGCTCGCGGCCCTCGGCGTCGCCTTCGCCGTGCGCCGCCGGCTGCCGCGCCTGGACCACCCGGTCGGGCGGGGCGCGTGGGCGATGGTCGCCGCGTGGGCGCTGTCGCTCGCGGCGGCCGCGTGCGTCGCGTTCTGGGGCGTGCCGGACCCCGATCGGATCTCGCAGACCTACGACAACGTCTTCCACCTCTCCGCCACGGCGGCGATCCTCGACGGCTTCTCCGCGTCGCCGCTGACGCTGCGTTCGCTCATCGAGACGGACGGCGCCGGGCTCATCGACTACTACCCGGCGGCGTGGCACGAGCTGGCGGCGATGACGGCGCAGATCTCGGGCGCCAGCGTGCCCGTGGCCTTCAACGCCGTGTGGCTCGCCGTGCTCGGCCTGGTGTGGCTGCCCGGGATCGCGTGGCTCACGCGCGTGCTCACCCGCGGCTGGATCTCGCCGATCGTCGCGATGCCGCTCGGCGTCTCGCTCGGCTGGTACCCATACGGACTGCTGACCTGGGGCACGATCTATCCCACCTGGTTCGCCCACGCGCTGCTGCCGGCCGCGGTGGCGGTGACGGTCCTGGGCGTCCGCGCCGTCACGGCGGCGCCGGCGGGGGAGCGGCTGCGCGCCGGCCTGATCGCCGGCGCCGGGCACGTGGCGACCCTGGGTGCGATCGGGCTGGCGCACCCGCGCGTGCTGCCGACGTGGCTCGTCATCGTCGTGCCCCTGGTGCTGTGGCGGCTCGGCTCCGCGTTCGCGGCGGCCTGGCGCGAGGGCGGCGCGACCCGGCGCCGCGCGGTCGTGTGGCTCAGCGCCGGGAGCGCGGCCCTGCTGCTCGCCGCGCTCGCGGCCTTCGCCTACGCCGTGGTGGGCCTCGGCCTGTTCGACGAGCCGCTCGAGAACCGCCTCAGCGGCCCGCAGGCGCAGGCGGTGCAGACCCTCTGGGACGGCATCTGGCAGGTCGTCATGCTGCGGGCCATGACGGGCGTCGACGGCATGGTCACGCTCATCGCGCCGCTGCTGGCCCTCGCCGTGATCGCCGGCATCGTCGTGGCGCTGCGGCGCCCCGCCGCGCGATGGATCGTCGTGTCGTACGCGCTCCTCGCCGTGCTCTACGTGCTCGCCGCCGGATCGGACGACGTCGTCACCAAGCTCGCCACGGGCGTCTGGTACAAGGACCGGTTCCGGCTCGCGGCGGCCCTGCCGGTGCTCGCCGTGCCGCTGGCGACCATGGGCATCCTCGCCGTGGCACGCCGCGTGATGCCCGCGCGCGGCCGGGCGGCGCTGCGCGCCGGGTCGTCGCGCGCCGTCGGGGCGATCGCGATCGCCGGCTCGGCCGTGATCGCGCTGACCTCGACCACGACGCTCGCGGCGACGGGCGTGACCGAGTCGGTCGCCTCGGTGTTCCACCAGCCGGACGCGGGCGCGCAGTGGCAGGTGGTCTCGACGCAGCAGATCGCGTTCCAGCGCGACGTGGTCGCCGCCGAGGTGCCGGCCGATCAGCGGGTGCTCGGCGACCCGTGGGACGGCAGCGCCCTCACCCAGCTGTTCGCCGGGCGTGAGCCGGTCTTCCCGCACGTGAACGGCCAGTGGGACCTCGCCCGCCAGGAGCTGGCGTGGCGGCTGGCCGAGATCGAGACCAACCCCGCCGTGTGCGCCGCGCTCGACGAGTTGCGGGTGCGGCACGTGCTCTACAACCCGCACGAGTTCGGCGGGGGAGACCCGGCGGGCAACCACTTCCCCGGGCCGCACGCCGCGGTCGAGGCCGGGCTGTTCACCCCCGTGGCGACCGACGGCGAGTCGGTGCTCTACCGCATCGACCAGTGCGGACCGCTGGACTGA
- the glf gene encoding UDP-galactopyranose mutase yields the protein MTDLLVVGSGFFGLTIAERAAQAGRKVTVIERRHHIGGNAYSEAEPTTGIEVHRYGAHLFHTSNERVWEYVNRFTTFTNYVHRVYSTHKGQVYALPVNLHTINQFFQAAYTPDEARALVREQAGEFDVKTARNFYEKGIALVGRPLFEAFFAHYTAKQWQTSPEKLSGDIVSRLPVRYNYDNRYFNDTYEGLPTDGYTAWLERMADHPNIEVKLDVDFFDASQPWNKAATVGQLPIVYTGPVDRYFDYSEGALSWRTLDFEEEVLNVGDFQGTPVMNYPDADVPYTRIHEFKHFHPERKDVYPDDKTVIMREYSRFATRDDEPYYPVNTDEDRKGLLAYRELQKGEADVHFGGRLGTYQYLDMHMAIGSALTMWRNEFDGSDD from the coding sequence ATGACTGATCTTCTCGTCGTCGGCTCGGGATTCTTCGGCCTCACCATCGCCGAGCGGGCCGCGCAGGCCGGCCGCAAGGTCACGGTGATCGAGCGCCGTCACCACATCGGCGGCAACGCCTACAGCGAGGCCGAGCCGACCACCGGCATCGAGGTGCACCGGTACGGCGCGCACCTGTTCCACACCTCGAACGAGCGGGTGTGGGAGTACGTCAACCGCTTCACGACGTTCACCAACTACGTGCACCGGGTGTACTCCACGCACAAGGGGCAGGTGTATGCGCTGCCGGTGAACCTGCACACGATCAACCAGTTCTTCCAGGCGGCGTACACGCCCGACGAGGCGCGCGCCCTGGTGAGGGAGCAGGCCGGCGAGTTCGACGTGAAGACGGCCCGCAACTTCTACGAGAAGGGCATCGCGCTGGTGGGCCGGCCGCTGTTCGAGGCGTTCTTCGCGCACTACACGGCCAAGCAGTGGCAAACCTCGCCCGAGAAGCTCTCGGGCGACATCGTCAGCCGCCTGCCCGTGCGCTACAACTACGACAACCGCTACTTCAACGACACCTACGAGGGTCTGCCCACCGACGGGTACACCGCGTGGCTGGAGCGCATGGCTGATCACCCGAACATCGAGGTGAAGCTCGACGTCGACTTCTTCGACGCGTCGCAGCCGTGGAACAAGGCCGCCACGGTCGGACAGCTCCCGATCGTGTACACCGGCCCGGTGGACCGCTACTTCGACTACAGCGAGGGCGCGCTCAGCTGGCGCACGCTGGACTTCGAGGAGGAGGTCCTGAACGTCGGTGACTTCCAGGGCACCCCGGTGATGAACTACCCCGACGCGGACGTGCCCTACACCCGCATCCACGAGTTCAAGCACTTCCACCCGGAGCGCAAGGACGTCTACCCGGACGACAAAACCGTCATCATGCGCGAGTACTCGCGCTTCGCCACCCGCGACGACGAGCCGTACTACCCGGTCAACACCGACGAGGACCGCAAGGGCCTGCTGGCGTACCGAGAGCTGCAGAAGGGCGAGGCGGACGTCCACTTCGGCGGCCGCCTGGGCACCTACCAGTACCTCGACATGCACATGGCGATCGGCTCGGCGCTGACGATGTGGCGTAACGAGTTCGACGGCAGCGACGACTGA
- a CDS encoding glycosyltransferase family A protein: protein MIAFITSLRHPDNAVDYGEVERLLQRSLRSVTSQTGGDFVVIVVGSRAPSFRLPPRVHFVQVDFPAPPEPTVREERWEVVIRDKGTKLAVGLLAARAFSPDFVMMFDADDFVHRGLSEWVARQPREANGWFVSQGWMYSGARGAAKPIRDLHRVCGTCYIVPWRMYEVPDGIGTDASQEELIAAFGERLRWLMGKHNGSDRWLADHGNPLEELPFDGAVYHVDTGENHSRKTLSEPLPMMPRAVAARFSIRHRHPWPVRWWRSSGPGAYPRFGEFLRHADSLRFPRRVFTSLRRRLREWTND from the coding sequence ATGATCGCCTTCATCACCTCCCTGCGCCACCCGGACAACGCCGTGGACTACGGCGAGGTCGAGCGGCTGCTGCAGCGCAGTCTCCGCTCGGTCACGAGCCAGACCGGCGGCGACTTCGTCGTGATCGTCGTCGGCAGCCGTGCGCCGTCGTTCCGCCTTCCGCCGCGCGTGCACTTCGTCCAGGTCGACTTCCCCGCACCGCCGGAACCGACCGTGCGCGAGGAGCGGTGGGAGGTCGTCATCCGCGACAAGGGCACGAAGCTCGCCGTCGGGCTGCTGGCCGCCCGCGCGTTCTCGCCCGATTTCGTGATGATGTTCGATGCCGACGACTTCGTCCACCGCGGCCTGTCGGAGTGGGTGGCCCGGCAGCCCCGCGAGGCGAACGGGTGGTTCGTCTCGCAGGGGTGGATGTACTCGGGCGCGCGCGGCGCGGCCAAGCCCATCCGCGACCTCCATCGTGTGTGCGGCACCTGCTACATCGTGCCCTGGCGCATGTATGAGGTGCCCGACGGCATCGGCACGGACGCCTCGCAGGAGGAGCTCATCGCGGCGTTCGGCGAGCGCCTGCGCTGGCTTATGGGCAAGCACAACGGCTCGGACCGCTGGCTCGCCGACCACGGCAACCCGCTCGAGGAGCTGCCCTTCGACGGGGCCGTCTACCACGTGGACACCGGCGAGAACCATTCGCGCAAGACGCTGAGCGAGCCGCTGCCGATGATGCCGCGTGCCGTCGCCGCGCGCTTCTCGATCCGCCACCGTCACCCGTGGCCGGTGCGCTGGTGGCGCAGCTCCGGGCCGGGCGCCTATCCGCGGTTCGGGGAGTTCCTCCGCCACGCGGATTCCCTGCGTTTCCCTCGCCGCGTGTTCACGAGTCTCCGTCGACGCCTGAGAGAATGGACCAATGACTGA
- a CDS encoding polysaccharide pyruvyl transferase family protein: MAFDGETFAGVRLPRWYPDDDGARNFGDELGPMLVRAIAESEPALGTGAGTRLISVGSVLHFAEPGDVVWGAGINGKVWQRVTSGLDVRAVRGPYSRAVLLGHGIETPEVYGDPALLLPRLFPQIADEAHEGGEVIVPNLHERGAYTGTVIDPLDDPLEVARRIAGASFVIASSLHALIIADAFGVPSRPLLPATEHPFKYVDYYAGTGRRGVRFARSIEEARELGPVDPASFDGDALLGAFPRDLWPEPDPGGDPARVEVHGPDRFAQYRRESSAVLEGIARTLRRDETPEEASSLARALQVIADQDPHLIAVLEHATRPASAGTTARALYWYLRRCGPRLDLDARVRHAIRAFAGDDAIASERDRTVWRLVVEDDMTLARAIARDEEPYERGLERLGVAEPEPEPEPEREPDAPPQGSALRQGADRLRRLITGRPRNGER, from the coding sequence ATGGCGTTTGACGGCGAGACGTTCGCCGGGGTGCGGCTTCCTCGCTGGTATCCCGACGACGACGGCGCGCGCAACTTCGGCGACGAGCTGGGGCCGATGCTGGTCCGCGCGATCGCGGAGTCCGAGCCGGCCCTCGGCACCGGTGCGGGGACGCGACTGATCTCCGTGGGGAGCGTGCTGCACTTCGCCGAGCCCGGCGATGTCGTGTGGGGCGCCGGCATCAACGGCAAGGTGTGGCAGCGGGTGACGTCCGGCCTCGACGTGCGCGCCGTGCGCGGGCCGTATTCGCGGGCGGTGCTGCTCGGTCACGGCATCGAGACGCCCGAGGTCTACGGCGATCCCGCGCTCCTGCTCCCGCGATTGTTCCCGCAGATCGCCGACGAAGCGCATGAGGGCGGCGAGGTGATCGTGCCGAACCTCCACGAACGGGGCGCGTACACGGGCACCGTGATCGACCCGCTGGACGATCCCCTCGAGGTGGCGCGCCGCATCGCGGGCGCGTCGTTCGTCATCGCCAGCTCCCTGCACGCTCTCATCATCGCCGACGCGTTCGGCGTGCCGTCGCGACCACTGCTGCCCGCGACCGAGCATCCGTTCAAGTACGTCGACTACTACGCCGGCACGGGCCGTCGCGGCGTGAGGTTCGCCCGGAGCATCGAGGAGGCTCGCGAGCTGGGTCCCGTCGATCCCGCGAGCTTCGACGGCGACGCGCTTCTGGGCGCGTTCCCGCGCGACCTCTGGCCCGAGCCGGACCCCGGCGGGGACCCGGCTCGCGTCGAGGTCCACGGCCCCGACCGATTCGCGCAGTACCGGCGCGAATCGTCGGCGGTGCTCGAGGGCATCGCGCGGACACTCCGGCGCGACGAGACCCCGGAGGAGGCGTCGTCGCTGGCGCGCGCGCTCCAGGTGATCGCGGATCAGGATCCGCACCTCATCGCGGTGCTCGAGCACGCCACGCGGCCCGCATCGGCCGGAACGACGGCGCGCGCCCTGTACTGGTACCTGCGGCGGTGCGGCCCGCGTCTGGACCTCGACGCTCGTGTGCGGCACGCGATTCGGGCGTTCGCCGGCGACGACGCCATCGCCTCGGAGCGAGACCGGACGGTGTGGCGCCTCGTCGTCGAGGACGACATGACGCTCGCCCGCGCGATCGCGCGCGATGAAGAGCCGTATGAACGCGGCCTGGAGCGCCTCGGCGTGGCGGAGCCCGAGCCGGAGCCGGAGCCCGAGCGCGAGCCCGACGCGCCGCCGCAGGGGAGCGCCCTGCGGCAGGGGGCCGATCGGCTCCGCCGTCTCATCACGGGGCGCCCGCGGAACGGGGAGCGGTAG
- a CDS encoding DUF6020 family protein, with translation MRRATGRVAAVLLPAIVIGVIAAYTAVGWLRRAHEAATHAEPLLFSRELAEHLPLAALVFVVAAAVCAGVVIALRWVARAALASGSGGAPGTLGAAVAWVYARWWRLALVLAVVWAPLLALRWPGAVNPDFALMVTEIAKTRSEFAPGEARPFDVYPIAYSLIPDGELVWSNQHNAFLTLVYGGVAALSGVLFHSYVPGIVLLSGTQALFTLFALGRALQLVGRGVARPGMKAAALALTAAGAMIALWSMDLSKNPLFAAAFVWWLALVIDRALLSRRRWWVAETLVATTVMILSVKFGLYVALAGALLLLLHRAGWRAVALGVLVPVAVLQVALRGLIGVGVVIPDDPTEARVTQLQQVALIAREDPAALTPERRAVIERVFDLDAMVAAYVPETADPVKSSGFEDNGSYRWRTVQPQDWDGFTGVWLQLAAERPDLFVDAFLLKSDKYLDPAADTYPWPPLRTWDWTVSYSLDLSGVNPGGRSALEAGLAAAYASPARYLISPSAWAVLTLLLCAVAVSLRRPGAMTWSLLLALQIGVALLAPLNGSGRYLLGVIYAAGVVFLALGLRPTRPAADDADAGSTALP, from the coding sequence GTGCGGCGCGCGACGGGGCGCGTGGCGGCGGTGCTGCTGCCGGCCATCGTGATCGGCGTCATCGCGGCCTACACCGCGGTGGGATGGCTGCGCCGCGCCCACGAGGCGGCCACGCACGCGGAGCCCCTGCTGTTCTCGCGCGAGCTCGCGGAGCACCTGCCGCTGGCCGCCCTCGTCTTCGTCGTCGCCGCCGCGGTCTGCGCGGGCGTCGTCATCGCCCTGCGGTGGGTGGCGCGGGCGGCGCTTGCGAGCGGAAGCGGCGGAGCACCCGGCACGCTGGGCGCGGCCGTGGCGTGGGTGTACGCGCGCTGGTGGCGCCTCGCGCTGGTGCTGGCCGTGGTCTGGGCCCCCCTGCTCGCGCTGCGGTGGCCCGGAGCGGTCAATCCGGACTTCGCGCTGATGGTGACGGAGATCGCGAAGACGCGCTCGGAGTTCGCCCCGGGCGAGGCCCGCCCGTTCGACGTCTACCCGATCGCGTACTCGCTGATCCCCGACGGCGAGCTCGTGTGGTCCAACCAGCACAACGCGTTCCTCACGCTGGTCTACGGGGGCGTGGCGGCCCTGAGCGGCGTGCTGTTCCACTCGTACGTGCCGGGCATCGTGCTGCTCAGCGGCACGCAGGCCCTGTTCACGCTCTTCGCGCTCGGTCGCGCGCTGCAGCTCGTCGGCCGCGGCGTGGCGCGGCCAGGGATGAAGGCCGCGGCGCTGGCGCTCACCGCGGCCGGGGCGATGATCGCGCTGTGGTCGATGGACCTGTCGAAGAACCCGCTGTTCGCGGCGGCCTTCGTGTGGTGGCTCGCCCTCGTGATCGACCGTGCCCTGCTGAGCCGGCGGCGGTGGTGGGTCGCCGAGACGCTCGTCGCGACGACGGTGATGATCCTCAGCGTGAAGTTCGGTCTCTACGTCGCGCTCGCGGGCGCGCTCCTGCTGCTGCTGCACCGCGCGGGGTGGCGCGCGGTCGCGCTCGGCGTGCTCGTGCCGGTCGCGGTGCTGCAGGTCGCGCTGCGTGGCCTCATCGGCGTCGGGGTCGTGATCCCGGACGACCCGACCGAGGCGCGCGTGACGCAGCTGCAGCAGGTGGCGCTGATCGCCCGCGAGGATCCCGCGGCGCTCACCCCCGAGCGCCGCGCCGTCATCGAGCGAGTGTTCGACCTCGACGCGATGGTCGCCGCGTACGTGCCCGAGACCGCCGACCCGGTCAAATCCAGCGGCTTCGAGGACAACGGCAGCTACCGCTGGCGCACCGTGCAGCCCCAGGACTGGGACGGCTTCACCGGGGTGTGGCTGCAGCTGGCGGCGGAGCGACCCGATCTGTTCGTCGACGCGTTCCTGCTCAAGTCCGACAAGTATCTGGATCCCGCAGCCGATACGTATCCGTGGCCGCCGCTGCGCACCTGGGACTGGACGGTGTCGTACTCGCTCGACCTCAGCGGCGTGAACCCGGGCGGCCGCTCCGCACTCGAGGCGGGCCTCGCGGCGGCCTATGCCTCACCGGCCCGGTACCTCATCTCGCCGTCGGCGTGGGCCGTGCTCACGCTGCTGCTGTGCGCCGTGGCCGTATCGCTGCGGCGCCCCGGGGCGATGACGTGGTCGCTGCTGCTCGCGCTGCAGATCGGCGTCGCGCTGCTGGCTCCGCTCAACGGGTCCGGGCGCTATCTGCTGGGCGTGATCTACGCCGCCGGGGTCGTGTTCCTGGCCCTCGGGCTGCGACCGACACGACCGGCGGCCGATGATGCGGATGCGGGGTCGACGGCTCTGCCATGA